Within Spinacia oleracea cultivar Varoflay chromosome 4, BTI_SOV_V1, whole genome shotgun sequence, the genomic segment GTTCTATCATCAGCTATGGGTTCAAATCTAAGAGAAATTCTGGATAATGTTTGCTACCCGGAAATTTTCTTGTCTTTCCTGAATGAtaaggagaaaaaaaaaattgggtcaaaagaaaatgccattttggagTTTTATCAACAATTTGCTTGTGTGGGTGGGGATCCGGTATTTTCGGAATCCTTATGTAAGGACATGCAAAAaaaattctttcaacaaagaTGCGAATTAGGAAGGATTGGTCGACGAAATATGAACCGGCGACTGAACCTTGATATACCCGAAAATAATACGTTTTTGTTACCGCGGGATATATTGGCAGCTGCGGATCATTTGATTGGAATGAAATTTGGAATGGGTACACTTGATGATATGAATCATTTGAAACATAAACGTATTAGGTCTGTCGCAGATCTCTTACAAGATCAATTCGGATTGGCTCTAGTTCGTTTAGAAAACGTGGTTCGAGGAACTATAAGTGGAGCAATTCGGCATAAATTAATACCGACTCCTCAGAATTTGGTAACTTCAACTCCATTAACAACGACTTTTGAATCTTTTTTTGGATTACACCCATTATCTCAAGTTTTGGATCGAACTAATCCATTGACACAAATAGTTCATGGGAGAAAATTGAGTTATTTGGGTCCTGGGGGATTGACAGGGCAAACCGCTAGTTTTCGGATACGAGATATCCATCCTAGTCACTACGGGCGTATTTGCCCAATTGACACATCTGAAGGAATCAATGTTGGGCTTATTTTTTCTTTACCAACTTGATCTTGTTGCCCCTGGCAACAAACATGTGTGAACCATTTCACGAAGTATATGTCCAGATAACCCAAAGTCTCGATAGTTAGCTCTCGGTCTTCCGGTCAAAAAACAACGTCGATGAAGACGCGCAGGTGCACTATTACGTGGTGGAGATTGTAACTTTCCATGAATTTCCCATTTATCACTCAACGATGTTACTTTGCGTATTTCTTGTTTTGAGGATCGACGAATCAAATGATATTTTTGTTCTAAATTTTTTCTCTT encodes:
- the LOC130471460 gene encoding DNA-directed RNA polymerase subunit beta-like — encoded protein: MLRDGNEGMSTIPGFNQIQFEGFWRFIDQGLTEELSKFPKMEDTDQEIEFQLFVETYQLGEPLIKEKDAVYESLTYSSELYVSAGFIWKTRREMQEQTILIGNIPLMNSLGTFIVNGIYRIVINQILQSPGIYYRSELDHNGISVYTGTIISDWGGRSELEIDRKARIWARVSRKQKISILVLSSAMGSNLREILDNVCYPEIFLSFLNDKEKKKIGSKENAILEFYQQFACVGGDPVFSESLCKDMQKKFFQQRCELGRIGRRNMNRRLNLDIPENNTFLLPRDILAAADHLIGMKFGMGTLDDMNHLKHKRIRSVADLLQDQFGLALVRLENVVRGTISGAIRHKLIPTPQNLVTSTPLTTTFESFFGLHPLSQVLDRTNPLTQIVHGRKLSYLGPGGLTGQTASFRIRDIHPSHYGRICPIDTSEGINVGLIFSLPT